One segment of Anguilla anguilla isolate fAngAng1 chromosome 1, fAngAng1.pri, whole genome shotgun sequence DNA contains the following:
- the LOC118213291 gene encoding uncharacterized protein LOC118213291 isoform X2 translates to MELLVRRWHLTPVLALLLVLVQWVWPCVCLTVEFPSKRPLSVALSRTLVLRATIKKTSEERVLDLAWNMVEGQTGLTFRVYPPARNARVSVEQDGATLRVLNLTKEDFGNYTITVTDDGGRQASARRTVTESEVAPRVSIPLLCEVSHDSEQWDIPKFVWLADGVEVPNSNHSLSADGSKLYPFETCVRNYTCTVSSSLGTSSNHFYNTSCNKNPDKPEPGGQDCTTPRVLVGILSAILVSVIIYCVWRKWHRNTDPPASIPEQRLNLQGASDADR, encoded by the exons ATGGAATTGCTCGTGAGGCGCTGGCATCTCACTCCGGTGCTGgcactgctgctggtgctggtgcaaT GGGTGTGGCCATGcgtctgtttgacagttgaattTCCGAGCAAGCGGCCGCTCAGTGTGGCATTGAGCCGGACCCTGGTTCTGAGGGCGACGATCAAAAAGACATCAGAGGAGAGGGTGCTGGATCTGGCGTGGAACATGGTGGAAGGTCAGACTGGGTTAACGTTCAGAGTTTACCCCCCTGCCCGGAATGCCCGTGTGTCCGTCGAACAGGACGGAGCAACACTGAGGGTGCTTAATCTCACCAAGGAGGACTTCGGAAATTACACCATAACCGTCACGGACGACGGTGGACGTCAGGCGTCCGCCCGTCGAACCGTGACAGAGAGCG aagTCGCACCCAGAGTGTCAATCCCTCTTCTCTGTGAGGTATCCCATGATTCTGAGCAGTGGGACATTCCCAAGTTTGTGTGGCTGGCGGACGGGGTTGAAGTGCCAAACTCGAACCACAGTCTCTCGGCTGACGGCAGTAAGCTGTATCCATTTGAGACCTGCGTGCGCAATTACACGTGCACCGTAAGCAGCAGTCTGGGGACCAGCTCAAACCACTTCTACAACACAA GCTGTAATAAAAATCCAGACAAACCGGAGCCCGGAGGCCAGGATTGTACCACACCCCGGGTGCTTGTGGGAATTCTGTCTGCCATCCTGGTATCAGTCATCATTTACTGCGTTTGGAGAAAATG GCATAGAAACACTGACCCACCAGCTTCCATCCCGGAGCAGAGACTGAATCTCCAGGGTGCCTCAGATGCGGACCGATGA
- the LOC118213291 gene encoding uncharacterized protein LOC118213291 isoform X1, with amino-acid sequence MELLVRRWHLTPVLALLLVLVQWVWPCVCLTVEFPSKRPLSVALSRTLVLRATIKKTSEERVLDLAWNMVEGQTGLTFRVYPPARNARVSVEQDGATLRVLNLTKEDFGNYTITVTDDGGRQASARRTVTESEVAPRVSIPLLCEVSHDSEQWDIPKFVWLADGVEVPNSNHSLSADGSKLYPFETCVRNYTCTVSSSLGTSSNHFYNTSCNKNPDKPEPGGQDCTTPRVLVGILSAILVSVIIYCVWRKCRHRNTDPPASIPEQRLNLQGASDADR; translated from the exons ATGGAATTGCTCGTGAGGCGCTGGCATCTCACTCCGGTGCTGgcactgctgctggtgctggtgcaaT GGGTGTGGCCATGcgtctgtttgacagttgaattTCCGAGCAAGCGGCCGCTCAGTGTGGCATTGAGCCGGACCCTGGTTCTGAGGGCGACGATCAAAAAGACATCAGAGGAGAGGGTGCTGGATCTGGCGTGGAACATGGTGGAAGGTCAGACTGGGTTAACGTTCAGAGTTTACCCCCCTGCCCGGAATGCCCGTGTGTCCGTCGAACAGGACGGAGCAACACTGAGGGTGCTTAATCTCACCAAGGAGGACTTCGGAAATTACACCATAACCGTCACGGACGACGGTGGACGTCAGGCGTCCGCCCGTCGAACCGTGACAGAGAGCG aagTCGCACCCAGAGTGTCAATCCCTCTTCTCTGTGAGGTATCCCATGATTCTGAGCAGTGGGACATTCCCAAGTTTGTGTGGCTGGCGGACGGGGTTGAAGTGCCAAACTCGAACCACAGTCTCTCGGCTGACGGCAGTAAGCTGTATCCATTTGAGACCTGCGTGCGCAATTACACGTGCACCGTAAGCAGCAGTCTGGGGACCAGCTCAAACCACTTCTACAACACAA GCTGTAATAAAAATCCAGACAAACCGGAGCCCGGAGGCCAGGATTGTACCACACCCCGGGTGCTTGTGGGAATTCTGTCTGCCATCCTGGTATCAGTCATCATTTACTGCGTTTGGAGAAAATG TAGGCATAGAAACACTGACCCACCAGCTTCCATCCCGGAGCAGAGACTGAATCTCCAGGGTGCCTCAGATGCGGACCGATGA